A genomic segment from Truepera sp. encodes:
- a CDS encoding 3-hydroxyacyl-CoA dehydrogenase NAD-binding domain-containing protein: MKVAVIGAGAMGSGIAQTCALAGHEVTLLDTDHGALERAEKTMRGSLARMVKKETIDKAAADEAMTRVTARHGISGLEDAGVIIEAVFESLEVKREVWGQLAAITSKGALLATNTSSLSVTAIAEFSGRPERFCGMHFFNPVPMMALVEVVRGLRSSEEAVEQARAFAEGIGKTPIVCEDKPGFIVNRLLVPYINDAIHALSEGVASAEDIDRAMKLGANMPIGPLALADLVGLDVSLAAAESLLTEFGDPKFRVAPLLRQMVRAGKLGRKSGEGFYNY, from the coding sequence ATGAAAGTAGCGGTCATCGGAGCGGGCGCCATGGGCTCGGGCATCGCACAGACCTGTGCGCTGGCCGGGCACGAGGTAACCCTCCTGGACACCGATCACGGGGCCCTGGAGCGCGCGGAGAAGACCATGCGCGGCAGCTTGGCGCGCATGGTGAAGAAGGAGACGATCGACAAGGCGGCAGCCGACGAGGCGATGACGCGAGTGACGGCCAGGCACGGGATCAGCGGGCTCGAGGACGCCGGCGTGATCATCGAGGCCGTCTTCGAGTCGCTCGAGGTCAAGCGCGAGGTCTGGGGTCAGCTGGCGGCGATCACGTCGAAGGGCGCGCTCCTCGCCACCAACACCTCCAGCCTCTCGGTCACGGCCATCGCCGAGTTCAGCGGGCGCCCCGAACGCTTCTGCGGCATGCACTTCTTCAACCCCGTGCCGATGATGGCGCTGGTAGAGGTCGTCCGCGGGCTCCGCTCCAGCGAGGAAGCCGTCGAGCAGGCCAGGGCGTTCGCCGAGGGCATCGGCAAGACGCCCATCGTGTGCGAGGACAAGCCGGGTTTCATCGTCAACCGCCTGCTGGTGCCTTACATCAACGACGCCATCCACGCCCTCTCGGAAGGGGTGGCCAGCGCCGAGGACATCGACCGGGCCATGAAGCTGGGCGCCAACATGCCCATCGGGCCGCTGGCCCTCGCCGACCTGGTGGGGCTCGACGTGAGCCTCGCGGCGGCCGAGTCCTTGCTGACCGAGTTCGGCGATCCGAAGTTCAGGGTGGCGCCGCTCCTTCGTCAGATGGTCCGCGCCGGCAAGCTCGGCCGCAAGTCGGGCGAGGGCTTCTACAACTACTGA
- a CDS encoding DUF3467 domain-containing protein has translation MNPLKLEIDKETARGRPTNGAVIAHTPDEFLLDFVLVMPGQQPVVTARLVTSPRHAKALLRSLEDNIRRYEGRFGVIPEPPARDDGTGLQALPDDGSEDPN, from the coding sequence ATGAACCCGCTCAAGCTCGAGATCGACAAGGAGACGGCCCGCGGTCGCCCGACGAACGGGGCCGTGATAGCCCACACGCCGGATGAGTTTCTCCTCGACTTCGTGCTGGTGATGCCCGGTCAGCAGCCCGTCGTGACCGCGCGGTTGGTCACCAGCCCGCGGCACGCCAAGGCGCTTCTTAGGAGCCTGGAGGACAACATCCGCCGCTACGAGGGCCGCTTCGGCGTCATCCCCGAGCCGCCGGCCCGGGACGACGGGACGGGCCTTCAGGCCCTGCCTGACGACGGTAGCGAGGATCCCAACTGA
- a CDS encoding purine-nucleoside phosphorylase, which produces MTQLHVRAPEGAVAPIVLLPGDPDRATLVAERFLTNPEPYNTYRHLYGYTGTYQGVRVSVQATGMGCPSLAIVVEELVREGAKTLVRIGTAGVVGAGITPGDLIVATGSVANDGTTRQYLGPASYTAVPDFELTQTLVAAAKRRKPATHVGLIQTDDAFYAVTQAATVELAAKGVLALEMEASALFMLGKLRSVRTGCMLVASNRIGDASFVAPEILDEAILEMIEATLNACVAP; this is translated from the coding sequence ATGACGCAACTTCACGTTCGCGCACCCGAGGGCGCCGTAGCACCCATCGTCCTGCTACCCGGCGACCCGGACCGAGCCACTCTGGTGGCGGAACGCTTCCTGACGAACCCGGAGCCTTACAACACCTACCGGCACCTGTACGGCTACACGGGCACCTACCAGGGCGTCCGCGTGAGCGTCCAGGCCACCGGCATGGGCTGCCCGAGCCTCGCGATCGTGGTCGAGGAGCTCGTGCGCGAGGGCGCGAAGACGCTCGTGCGCATCGGCACCGCCGGCGTCGTCGGCGCGGGTATCACTCCAGGCGACCTGATCGTCGCCACCGGCAGCGTCGCCAACGACGGCACCACCCGTCAGTACCTAGGCCCAGCCAGCTACACGGCCGTCCCGGACTTCGAGCTGACCCAGACTCTGGTCGCCGCCGCCAAGCGCCGGAAACCGGCCACGCACGTCGGTCTCATCCAGACCGACGACGCCTTCTACGCCGTTACCCAGGCGGCCACGGTCGAGCTCGCTGCCAAAGGCGTGCTGGCGCTGGAGATGGAGGCCTCGGCCCTCTTCATGCTGGGCAAACTCAGAAGCGTCAGAACCGGCTGCATGCTCGTGGCCAGCAACCGCATCGGCGACGCCTCGTTCGTCGCACCGGAGATCTTGGACGAGGCGATCCTCGAGATGATCGAGGCGACCCTGAACGCCTGCGTGGCCCCCTGA